The Microvirga thermotolerans sequence AGCGTGCCCTCGTGTATAGAAGGCACGTTCGAACGGAGCATTGGCGTGAAAGCAGCGCTCGGGAGCGGCGCCTTCCCGGCCCTCGACCTGAACGACGCCCTCGGCCTCTGCGCCAGGGGCGACCGTGCGGCCCTGCGCGCGATCTACGACCGCGAGGCGTCGCGGATGCTCGGCGTCGCCATGCGCCTTCTGCGCAGGCGCGCCTTGGCGGAGGAGGTCGTGCACGATACCTTCGTGCAGGTCTGGCAGAAGGCGGGAAGCTTCGACCCCGGCCGGGGCGACGGGCGCACCTGGCTCTACGCGATCCTGCGCAACCGGGCGCTGAACATCCTGCGCGGGGAATCCCGCACCGAATACGTGGACGACTTCGAGCC is a genomic window containing:
- a CDS encoding sigma-70 family RNA polymerase sigma factor, translated to MKAALGSGAFPALDLNDALGLCARGDRAALRAIYDREASRMLGVAMRLLRRRALAEEVVHDTFVQVWQKAGSFDPGRGDGRTWLYAILRNRALNILRGESRTEYVDDFEPMNLASEEEGVEAALLRLSDAGQLRRCLERLEPARRQAVALAYLHGLSHGELAGRLGVPLGTVKSWIRRSLLALRECMA